The DNA region CCCGTTCATCCAATCCCGCCTCCAAATCGTCGAGCGCAAGGCGCGCAGCCTCGCCGATCTCCGCCAACGGTGTCACGCGTGAGGCAAGCGGGCGGGATCGCCGCCAGTAGTACGCCATCCAGACGGCGAAAATCAGCGACAAAATGGTCAACAGGCTGACCAGATATAGAAGCCAATTTGAGATCTCGGGCGGCGTGAATTCCTGCGGCGCGGCAGCGGGAGGGAGAGGCGTCGGAACGATCACATCCGCAGGGACCGCAGTGGATGCGGCATTTTGTATCGGACTTTGTTCTTTCGTCAAGGAGGATGGCGGCAGGGTGGAAACTATGACCACCAGCAGCATGGACAACAACAGGATTCCGATCTCCCGCTTGCGCCGTTTAAACAAAAAGAACAACAGCAGTACGACAAAAAGTAATGCGTACGCCACGATGATGAATAACTGGCTTGGCGGAAAAAACGCCAGATCCAAAACGGATTCGTCATCCTGCCGCGCCAAAGGGACTCCCCCTCCGATCTCCAGGTTTTGAAAGCCTGCAACCAACAGGACCAACGTCCCCAATAGTACGCAAACCCATAAGAAGTCCCGAAATTTGCCATCTTGGAAGTATCGGGGTTTCCGCTGGAAGGGTTTGAAGATCAGATTGGAGGACATTGTTGAAAGACCGAACCGGCTCGCGCACGGTATCTGGAAGAATTATACCAACGAGCGCCTGCGTGCCGGTAATGGACTGGCGATGCCTTTGGTATTTTAGGTTTAAACAAAAAGACTCCCTCGGGTTGGGAGTCTTCTCTTTCGCTTGTCGGGGTGCGCGGATTTGAACCGCGGACCTCACGGACCCGAACCGTGCGCTCTACCGGTCTGAGCCACACCCCGAACGTTAAGCGTGCGAATTATACCATTCTGATTTGTTTTGGCAAGGCGGATTTACGGATTCAAGATCACGTCCACGCTGAACAGATAGACCAGCCGCCCCAGCTCCGGGTCGACCACGCTCAAGGCTGGGTTATCCTGCCGGAAGGTCAAACGGGCGGACGTGGGTTCGCTCACATTGTACGGCAGGACGGTCTCAAAGGGCTGGGTATCCGTGCCGCTCAATGACAGGACGCGCGCGATCAACGGTCTGCCGTTCTGCCCGACCAATTCCGCGAAGATCAACTGGTCGTTGTAGGGCAAAATGCGCCCGCTGATGTTGACCTCGCCCGCATAGAAATTGGAATTCTCCCCGACCCCTTCCACCATCACGCGCTCGTAGATGATATTCCCCGGCGGGTTGACCTGGGTTTCTCCGACGGAATACAACAGCACAGGCAGGGTGTTCAACGCCTGAAGTCGCCCGAATTCGTCCTTCGTGCTGATGCGGATGTACCCGGCTTCAGAAACGGCGCGGATCTCGAACGACATTTCGAAACGCTGGGGCGTCCCGCGCGGGTTGCGCGGCAGGTTTTTCAGGATGCGCTGAAGGACGCGCCCATCTTCGCCAAGCAGGTCCACTTGAATCAGGTCACTTTCCCCGGCAGCGATGATGGTCTGCAAAATGAACGGCGACGTCAGGCTGGACATCGGACCCGGAGAGACGAAGCGGATCTGGGCAAACTCGCTGAAGCCCGGCGCGAACGTCGGCGTGGGGCTGGGGAGGTCAAGCGGCGCCTCGAACGTGGACGCTGGGGCTGGTGTCTCCGTGGGGAGCGCGGCTTGCGTCAACACAGCCGAGGTGGCAAAGGCGGCTTGCCCGGTCAACGCGACGACCGTCGGGAGGTGGTCGGGCGGGAGAGGCGTCGGGGCGGGACCGGTCGATTGGGTGCAGCCAGCTAACAGTCCGAACAGGGAGGCGAGAAGGAGCAGGTGTCGTTTCATAAAATAAAAATAGAGACGCCCTATGGACAGGGCGTCTCGTTCGGTTGATCCAAAACTAAAGCCCGTAGATGTCGCTGTATTTCTTCGTCAAATAGCGCACGTACGCGGCGGAGTCGATCTTCGAGCCGGTCACTTTTTGCACGAGGTCCTGCGGGTCGTACTTGCGCCCATACACGTGGATCTTTTCGTGCAGCCAGCCGAGCAGTTCATCGAACTTGCCCTTGCGGAACTGTTCATCCAGCCCGCGGATGTCCTTGTTGACCGTCTCCCACAACTGCGCCGAGATGATGTTGCCGAGCGCGTAGGTGGAGAAGTAGCCGATGGAGCCATATGACCAGTGGATGTCCTGAAGCACGCCGAGCGCGTCGTTGGGCGGTGTGATGCCGAGATAATCGCGCATCTTCTCGTTCCAGATCTCGGGCAGGTCTTTGATGGCGATGGAACCGTCCACCATGCCGATCTCCATTTCGAGGCGCAGCATGATGTGCAGGTTGTAGGTGGCTTCGTCCGCGTTCACGCGGATGAGGGATGGCTCGACCTTGTTGATGGCTTTGTAGAAGGCTTTCAAGCCCACGCCGTCCAACTGCGACGGGAAGGTCTTCTTCAGTTCGGGGAAGAAGTGCTCCCAGAACGGCAGTGAGCGTCCGACGATATTCTCCCACATGCGCGACTGCGACTCATGCACCGCCAGTGACGTTCCGCTCGCCAGCGGGGTTCGTTCGTATGCCGGGTTGACGCCCTGCTCGTACATGGCATGTCCCGACTCGTGCATGGCGCTGAACAGCGTGGCTAAGGGATTGCCCGCTTCGAAGCGGTTGGTGATGCGCACATCATCAACGCTGAAGGTCGTCTCGAACGGATGCGGGGCTTTGTCCTGCCTGCCGCGCGAGAAATCGTAGCCGAACTTCTTGATGATCGTTTCGCCGAAATCCCAGACCTTCTTTTCGTTGTATTTCTTGTGCAGGAAATCATCCTTGACCTGCTTGGAAGCCGCGATGGCTTTGATGAGTTCCACCTGTTTCGGGCGCAGATTGCCGAAGATCGTCTGAACGTCGGCGGTCTTCATGCCGGGTTCGTAATCCTCCAGCAAAACATCATAGGGATGGTCGGCGGGCGGGAAGAAGGAAATATACTTCTTTACCAGATCCACCAGTTTTTCGAGATGCGGGCGGAAGATGGAAAAGTCCGCCTTCCCTTTTGCCTCCACCCATGCTTCGAATGCCTTCGACGCGACCATGGCTTGCTCCGCCACGAACTCAGGCGGCACGCGTTTGGCTTTGTCGTAATCGCGGGCGGCAACGCGGATCATCGCGCCGTCATCGGTTCCGGCGTCCCCGTATTCGCTCTTCAATTCGTCCAGCAATTTCCCCACTTCATCCGACGTGAACTTTTCCTGGGCGATCTTGCCGAGTGTGGCGAGCTGTTGTCCGCGCGCCTCCCCGCCGCCGGGCGGCATATTCACCTGCTGGTCCCACCCGAGAACGCTGGCAGCGCGACCCAGGTCACCGACCTCGCCAAAGATCTGCTTGAGTTGATTCAATTTTTCAGACATGGTTTTCTCCTAATAGGACATAAGGAACGGCTCGACCTTAACGGACGCCTGATTCTGCTCCCCGGCGGCATCTCAGCCCGACGTTGTCTCGCCGTCATATTCCGATTGTACCGCGAGATAAGTGAATGACGCCATAAGCTACGGGCAATTGTGACTGACACCCAATCCATTCACGGTGATGTACACGGTCATCCCCTCCCGCACTTCGACGCGTTGGATCTCCGGCGCGCCCGGCAGGAACATGTCATGCACCGTATACGAGCCGGGGTCAACCTGCACCTCGTTGAGGGTCAGCGAGTTGGTATAGAGATTGTACAGGTAATGATCGCCGGGTTCCACCACCAGGTCATGCTCCGTGCAATTTTTGATGAAAGCGGGTTTGAACCAATCCGTGAACGTGAAGTTCGGCACGGAGTTAAGGTCGCCGTCCACGCGCGTGAAATCGGTCATGACGGAAACCCAGCCCGCGTTCTGCGAGTTGGGCATCTGCACCTGCACCCAGCGCGAGAGCACATCCTGCCCGATGATGCGGATGCTCTCTCCTTCGCGCAGGACGCCGATCTGGTTGTACGGCAAGCCCGGTCCGCGGCGGATGTAAAGATTGCCCTTCGTAACCGTGAGGATCACCTCCGGCTGAGGCGTGGGCGGAATCTCCGTTTGGGCGGGGATAAGCGTCGGCGTGGGAAGAGGCGTTGACGTCGCCGGGAGCGGGGCAAAGGTTGCAGCAGCAGGTGGTTCCTGAGTAACAGTCTGCGCGGGAATACATCCCTGAACGAAGAAGAGCAGCATCAGGGCGTAGATGGACTTCCGAAACGTTGACATGACTACTCGTAACGCAGGGCTTCGACGGGCTCGAGGTTGGCGGCGCGGCTGGCGGGATAAATGCCAAAGAACAAGCCGATGATCGCCGAGAAACTCGTGGAAAGCAAAATCGCGTCCGTGCCGACCACGGGCGTGAAGTTGTTGCCGGTGGCAGTGGCGACCTGCCCGACGACGAATGCGATCAGCCAGCCGAACATGATGCCGATGACCCCGCCGATCAGACTCAACAGGGATGACTCGGTCAGGAACTGGAGCAGGATGTCACGTTTGCGCGCGCCCAACGCCTTGCGCAGACCGATCTCCTTGGTGCGTTCGGTGACGGAAACCAGCATGATGTTCATGATGCCGATACCGCCCACCAGCAGGGAAATGCCCGCAATGCCGCCGAGGAAGATGGTCAGAACGCCGGTGATGGTTTCAAACGTTTGCAGAAAATCCTGCTGGGTGAACACAGTGAAATCATCCGCGCCGATGGGCGTGCGATGACGCTGGCGGATGATGTTGGAGATCTCCTCCGACGCTTGTGGAACCGTATCCGCGGAAGTTGCCTGGACGAAGATGACATCCACGCGGTCAGGCGTCGAACGTTTGATCAGGCGCGCCTGCGCAGTGGTAAATGGGATATACGCGGCATTGTCCTCGCTTCCGAACGCGCCGCCGCCTCTCGCCACCAGAACACCGATCACACGGAACGGCTGCCCCTCGATGCGGATGGTCTCGCCCACCACACCGTCGGCATGACCGAACAGCGCAGTAGCGGTCTCCGGTCCCAGCACCACAACGGACATCCGTCCAAGCAGGTGTTCTTCATTGATAAAATCGCCTTCCGCCACCTGAAGGTTGCGCACCGGCGCATACAACGGCGTCACACCGCTGATGGTCGTGCTGGTATTCTCGCCGGAGAACGCCAGCGTCCCATTTCCCTGGATCACCGGCGCGACCGCCTCCACCGACGGCGCGGCAAAGGGATCGGAGATCGCATCAGCATCCCCCAATGTCAACGGACGCGTATTGCTTCCGCTTCTACCGCCGCCCGGTCCTGGTCCGCCGCCCTGTTGCGGTCCGCCGCTGAAAACGAACAGCAGGTTGGTGCCGATATCGGAAATGGAACCGGTAATGGTCGCCTGCGCCCCGTTGCCGACCGCCAGCATGGCGATCACCGCCGCCACGCCGATGACAATGCCGAGCACGGTCAAACCGGAACGCATCTTGTTCCCGTTCAAACTTTCAAGGGCTTCTATGACAGCCTGCCAAAAGCTCATGCCTGCCTCCCGTTGCTTTCCTCTTCCCCGGTATCCAGCAAGCCGTCGCGCAGGCGGATGACGCGCTGGGTCTGCTCGGCGATCTTCGGGTCATGCGTGACGATGATCAACGTCGTGCCGAGGTCCTTGTTCAAATTCAATAATAGATTCATGATCTCTTTGCCGACCTTTGAATCCAGATTCCCGGTCGGTTCGTCCGCCATGATGATGGCGGGGTTATTGACCAGTGCGCGCGCAACAGCCACACGCTGCTGCTGTCCGCCGGAGAGTTCATAGGGGCGGTGCGTCATGCGGTCCCCCAAACCAACAGCTTCGAGCGCGGCACGGGCGCGGTCACGGCGTCCCTCGGTCAGCCCGGCATAACGCAGGGGCAGTTCCACATTCCCCAACGCGGTCAAACGCGAGAGCAGGTTGAAACTCTGGAAGACAAAACCCACCTTGCGGTTGCGGACACTGGCTAACTGGTCGTCGTTCATCTCCGCCACCGATTCACCATCAAGA from Anaerolineales bacterium includes:
- a CDS encoding DUF4129 domain-containing protein: MSSNLIFKPFQRKPRYFQDGKFRDFLWVCVLLGTLVLLVAGFQNLEIGGGVPLARQDDESVLDLAFFPPSQLFIIVAYALLFVVLLLFFLFKRRKREIGILLLSMLLVVIVSTLPPSSLTKEQSPIQNAASTAVPADVIVPTPLPPAAAPQEFTPPEISNWLLYLVSLLTILSLIFAVWMAYYWRRSRPLASRVTPLAEIGEAARLALDDLEAGLDERDAVVACYARMNEVVMRSQKIERDTSRTATEFAIRLEELGLPGSSVRRLTSLFEAVRYGARESRAVEVEEAKECLSEIAQYCGEAL
- a CDS encoding carboxypeptidase M32, whose amino-acid sequence is MSEKLNQLKQIFGEVGDLGRAASVLGWDQQVNMPPGGGEARGQQLATLGKIAQEKFTSDEVGKLLDELKSEYGDAGTDDGAMIRVAARDYDKAKRVPPEFVAEQAMVASKAFEAWVEAKGKADFSIFRPHLEKLVDLVKKYISFFPPADHPYDVLLEDYEPGMKTADVQTIFGNLRPKQVELIKAIAASKQVKDDFLHKKYNEKKVWDFGETIIKKFGYDFSRGRQDKAPHPFETTFSVDDVRITNRFEAGNPLATLFSAMHESGHAMYEQGVNPAYERTPLASGTSLAVHESQSRMWENIVGRSLPFWEHFFPELKKTFPSQLDGVGLKAFYKAINKVEPSLIRVNADEATYNLHIMLRLEMEIGMVDGSIAIKDLPEIWNEKMRDYLGITPPNDALGVLQDIHWSYGSIGYFSTYALGNIISAQLWETVNKDIRGLDEQFRKGKFDELLGWLHEKIHVYGRKYDPQDLVQKVTGSKIDSAAYVRYLTKKYSDIYGL
- a CDS encoding ABC transporter permease → MSFWQAVIEALESLNGNKMRSGLTVLGIVIGVAAVIAMLAVGNGAQATITGSISDIGTNLLFVFSGGPQQGGGPGPGGGRSGSNTRPLTLGDADAISDPFAAPSVEAVAPVIQGNGTLAFSGENTSTTISGVTPLYAPVRNLQVAEGDFINEEHLLGRMSVVVLGPETATALFGHADGVVGETIRIEGQPFRVIGVLVARGGGAFGSEDNAAYIPFTTAQARLIKRSTPDRVDVIFVQATSADTVPQASEEISNIIRQRHRTPIGADDFTVFTQQDFLQTFETITGVLTIFLGGIAGISLLVGGIGIMNIMLVSVTERTKEIGLRKALGARKRDILLQFLTESSLLSLIGGVIGIMFGWLIAFVVGQVATATGNNFTPVVGTDAILLSTSFSAIIGLFFGIYPASRAANLEPVEALRYE
- a CDS encoding SH3 domain-containing protein, giving the protein MSTFRKSIYALMLLFFVQGCIPAQTVTQEPPAAATFAPLPATSTPLPTPTLIPAQTEIPPTPQPEVILTVTKGNLYIRRGPGLPYNQIGVLREGESIRIIGQDVLSRWVQVQMPNSQNAGWVSVMTDFTRVDGDLNSVPNFTFTDWFKPAFIKNCTEHDLVVEPGDHYLYNLYTNSLTLNEVQVDPGSYTVHDMFLPGAPEIQRVEVREGMTVYITVNGLGVSHNCP
- a CDS encoding ABC transporter ATP-binding protein codes for the protein MDLVIEARDLKKTYIMGEFEVHALRGVSFTIRRGEMVSIMGPSGSGKSTMMNTIGCLDRPTSGEYILDGESVAEMNDDQLASVRNRKVGFVFQSFNLLSRLTALGNVELPLRYAGLTEGRRDRARAALEAVGLGDRMTHRPYELSGGQQQRVAVARALVNNPAIIMADEPTGNLDSKVGKEIMNLLLNLNKDLGTTLIIVTHDPKIAEQTQRVIRLRDGLLDTGEEESNGRQA